Proteins co-encoded in one Sporosarcina sp. FSL K6-1522 genomic window:
- a CDS encoding DUF2294 domain-containing protein — protein MAKKIHDFNDMIRKLRKELFGKGPERIHTVVVDNMIISTLYGNLTPTEVFIAGTPEGKEMVHAARTRMIQNVYQQAPPEGMEELVEAKFLHLFSDFKLEEDIAVSVFLFDRTIELKGGKADGTK, from the coding sequence ATGGCAAAAAAAATTCATGATTTTAACGATATGATTCGAAAACTGCGCAAGGAGCTTTTTGGAAAAGGACCTGAGCGCATTCATACGGTAGTTGTTGACAATATGATTATTTCCACGCTTTACGGCAACTTGACACCAACGGAAGTATTTATTGCAGGCACGCCAGAAGGAAAAGAGATGGTTCATGCGGCAAGGACACGCATGATTCAAAATGTCTATCAGCAAGCACCCCCGGAAGGAATGGAAGAGCTCGTCGAAGCGAAATTTCTGCATCTGTTTTCGGATTTTAAACTAGAAGAGGACATTGCTGTTTCTGTGTTTCTATTTGATCGCACGATAGAGCTCAAGGGAGGGAAGGCGGATGGAACTAAGTAA
- the addB gene encoding helicase-exonuclease AddAB subunit AddB, with amino-acid sequence MSLRFITGRSGTGKTTFIEREIAEELQRDPMGAPVIVIVPDQMSFSMEHSLSVNFGLKGIIRAQVLTFKRLAWRVLQETGGIARMEVDGFGYRMLVRSVLEDNQDAFKLFRQAAGKRGFTEQIGDLMKEFSRYCLDHETMRNLHEELAVANAPRTLLDKTSDLSLLLTKIEERLGTEFVDSEGHLALLAAQIQHSELLQEADIYLDGFENFTTREYEIITQLMKYARRVTVVLPMEGMHANNADHELFFNPVRTSHKLRELAHVESIEVEEAVHLSEVRRFQNADLRHLETEFDYYPAQQKASTGNVVLIEAADRRAEIHAVARQIRELMIAGKRYKDMAILYRQPEKYDELIETIFPHYDIPVFVSQKKTMLHHPLIEFSRSILEAILSGWSYESVFRAVKTDLFFPHRENKLQWRDRADRLENYVLAHGIYGKRWFDDSRWRVKKYRGLELYTDVQTDEELALEKDLHLVRDIIREPLAALEASVKRSKKGRDVAEALFLFIEQLQVFDKIIDLRAEEERAGRLLGATEHEQAWNGWINVLDQFVLMFGDKEMASAEAARILDEGFDSLEFARIPPSLDQVTVANVEVSGLMDIDAVFVLGVSEGVMPKRIDNEGILSDADREWFAEVGFELAATSKLKLMDETYLAYRAFTAPHDQLFISYPIADEEGKALIPSLYIARIQQLLSGTVTKIAVTDPSELPIEADQFEYISHPRSALPFVSMKLKEAEHSGVLEQEWRAVMAYYESSSYWSSVYHHILRPMQAGKGTERLRPELTTGLYGESFISSVSRVESYYSCPFQHYASYGLGLRERTEFTLEAPAIGDLFHAALKWVSDETMRLGKSWAELSREECWKLARAAVEDISPYFFNRILLSTSRYLYIQRKLMQIIQRTIYSLSTQAKSTVFKPVAIEAGFGPGEELPPLEIPLRRGDTMKLRGRIDRVDATEINGKNYVRVVDYKSSARSLDLTEVYYGLSLQMLTYLDVTLENVEDWLGMSADPAGILYMHVHNPMIRTGTELTKALLEAEIAKSYKMKGYLLENPEVVVGMDADISKSSSIVPAAFKVDGTFTKASKVLAADDLQMMRSYVRTRHQKAGDAMLAGDTRVFPYKLRDKMPCQYCAYQSVCQFDPTDPASEFRPYHEMDAELSLEKMRKEVDGDAHTRET; translated from the coding sequence ATGTCACTGCGCTTCATAACGGGCAGATCTGGTACTGGGAAAACGACGTTTATCGAACGGGAGATTGCGGAAGAGTTGCAGCGTGATCCGATGGGGGCACCCGTTATCGTGATTGTTCCCGATCAGATGTCGTTTTCGATGGAGCATAGCTTGTCCGTCAATTTTGGCTTAAAAGGTATCATTCGTGCACAAGTGTTGACGTTTAAACGACTTGCTTGGCGTGTGTTACAAGAAACGGGCGGCATTGCACGCATGGAAGTGGACGGCTTTGGTTATAGAATGCTTGTCCGAAGTGTGTTGGAGGATAATCAGGATGCGTTTAAGCTATTCCGCCAAGCGGCAGGGAAACGTGGATTTACAGAGCAAATTGGCGACTTGATGAAGGAGTTTAGCCGTTATTGCTTGGATCATGAAACGATGCGCAATCTCCACGAAGAGTTAGCCGTGGCGAATGCACCGCGGACGTTGCTGGACAAAACGAGTGATTTGTCACTGTTGCTGACGAAAATTGAAGAGCGACTCGGCACAGAATTTGTTGACAGTGAAGGGCATCTTGCACTTCTTGCTGCGCAAATTCAACATTCGGAGCTGTTACAAGAGGCAGATATTTACCTGGATGGTTTCGAAAACTTTACGACGAGGGAATATGAAATTATTACGCAGTTGATGAAGTATGCGCGTCGGGTAACTGTGGTGTTGCCGATGGAAGGTATGCACGCAAACAATGCGGATCACGAGTTGTTTTTCAACCCTGTACGAACATCGCATAAATTGCGTGAGCTGGCGCATGTGGAGTCGATTGAGGTCGAAGAAGCCGTTCATTTGTCGGAAGTGCGCCGTTTTCAAAATGCAGACCTTCGGCACCTCGAAACAGAATTCGACTATTATCCGGCACAACAGAAAGCGTCGACAGGAAATGTTGTGCTGATTGAAGCGGCAGATCGACGTGCAGAAATTCATGCGGTTGCACGGCAGATTCGAGAATTGATGATTGCGGGCAAGCGTTATAAAGACATGGCAATCTTGTATAGACAGCCCGAGAAATATGATGAATTAATCGAAACGATTTTTCCACACTATGATATTCCTGTATTTGTCAGTCAGAAAAAAACAATGTTGCATCATCCGCTCATTGAATTTTCGCGTTCGATTTTAGAGGCGATTTTGTCAGGATGGTCGTACGAATCGGTCTTTCGTGCGGTGAAGACGGATTTGTTTTTCCCGCATCGTGAAAACAAATTGCAATGGCGTGACCGCGCGGATCGCTTGGAAAACTATGTGCTCGCACACGGTATTTACGGCAAGCGTTGGTTTGATGACAGTCGTTGGCGAGTGAAGAAGTATCGTGGCCTTGAGTTGTATACAGATGTTCAAACAGACGAAGAATTGGCGCTTGAAAAAGACTTGCATCTTGTGCGTGACATCATTCGGGAACCGCTTGCGGCATTGGAAGCGAGTGTAAAACGTTCGAAAAAAGGACGAGATGTAGCCGAAGCACTGTTTTTATTCATCGAGCAGTTGCAGGTGTTTGACAAAATTATTGATTTACGTGCGGAAGAAGAGCGTGCAGGTCGCTTGTTAGGAGCGACGGAGCATGAGCAAGCTTGGAACGGTTGGATTAATGTCCTTGACCAATTTGTCTTAATGTTTGGCGATAAAGAAATGGCTTCCGCAGAAGCAGCACGCATTTTGGATGAAGGTTTCGATTCGCTCGAATTTGCGCGTATCCCACCTTCGCTTGATCAAGTAACGGTGGCGAACGTGGAAGTTTCAGGGCTAATGGACATCGATGCGGTGTTCGTATTAGGTGTCAGTGAAGGGGTGATGCCGAAACGTATTGATAATGAAGGAATTTTATCAGACGCCGATCGGGAGTGGTTTGCGGAAGTGGGCTTTGAACTCGCGGCTACGTCTAAGTTGAAATTAATGGATGAAACGTACTTGGCGTATCGGGCATTTACAGCACCTCATGATCAGCTTTTTATCTCGTATCCGATTGCGGATGAAGAAGGAAAAGCGCTTATTCCGTCACTTTATATTGCACGGATTCAACAGCTGTTATCGGGGACGGTGACGAAAATAGCGGTGACAGATCCATCGGAATTGCCGATAGAAGCCGATCAATTCGAATATATTAGCCATCCGCGTTCAGCATTGCCGTTTGTGTCGATGAAGTTGAAAGAAGCCGAGCATTCTGGTGTGTTAGAGCAGGAGTGGCGGGCGGTAATGGCCTATTATGAATCGAGTTCTTATTGGTCATCGGTTTATCATCATATTCTTCGACCGATGCAGGCAGGCAAAGGGACGGAGCGATTGCGTCCAGAATTGACGACCGGATTATACGGTGAGTCGTTTATTTCGAGTGTTTCGCGCGTTGAATCATACTATAGCTGCCCGTTCCAGCATTATGCATCGTATGGGCTTGGTTTGCGCGAGCGGACAGAATTTACACTTGAAGCACCTGCCATTGGAGATTTGTTTCATGCCGCGCTGAAATGGGTGTCTGATGAAACAATGCGCCTTGGTAAATCATGGGCGGAATTGTCGCGAGAAGAGTGCTGGAAATTGGCAAGAGCGGCGGTAGAAGATATCTCTCCTTATTTCTTCAATCGCATTTTGCTCTCAACGAGCCGCTATCTATATATTCAGCGCAAGCTAATGCAGATTATTCAACGGACCATTTATTCACTTAGCACGCAGGCGAAATCGACGGTATTTAAACCTGTGGCTATTGAAGCCGGATTCGGGCCAGGCGAGGAATTGCCACCATTGGAAATTCCATTACGCCGTGGCGATACGATGAAGCTGCGTGGCCGTATTGACCGCGTAGATGCGACTGAAATTAATGGCAAGAACTATGTACGTGTGGTCGATTACAAATCATCGGCACGCAGCCTTGATTTGACGGAAGTCTATTATGGCTTGTCTTTGCAAATGTTGACGTATCTCGATGTGACACTCGAAAATGTGGAAGATTGGCTAGGGATGTCTGCAGATCCAGCGGGGATTTTGTATATGCATGTGCATAATCCGATGATCCGTACGGGTACTGAATTGACGAAGGCACTTCTTGAGGCGGAAATTGCGAAATCGTATAAAATGAAAGGCTATTTACTGGAAAATCCAGAGGTAGTCGTAGGCATGGATGCGGATATCAGCAAGTCTTCTTCGATTGTTCCAGCTGCTTTTAAGGTGGATGGTACATTTACGAAAGCATCGAAGGTGTTGGCGGCGGATGATTTACAGATGATGCGTTCCTACGTTCGAACGCGCCATCAGAAAGCGGGCGACGCAATGCTAGCGGGTGATACGCGTGTCTTCCCTTACAAGCTGCGCGATAAAATGCCTTGTCAGTATTGTGCCTACCAATCGGTATGCCAATTCGACCCGACAGATCCAGCATCTGAATTTAGACCCTATCATGAAATGGATGCGGAGTTATCACTAGAAAAAATGCGCAAGGAGGTCGACGGAGATGCACATACCCGTGAAACCTGA
- the addA gene encoding helicase-exonuclease AddAB subunit AddA: MHIPVKPEGLTFTDAQWKAIWATGKDVLVSAAAGSGKTKVLITRMIEKVLDEKNPIDVDELLVVTFTNASAAEMRHRMAAALEEAIAAKPESVHLRRQLNLLNKAQISTSHSFCLNVVRQYAYLLDIDPGFRIADSTEAALLRDDTIGAVLEEAYSAEDPEAMYRLADSFTSDRNDQSIETLIGRLYDYSRVHPSPEQWLRLIPMQYDIGPVMSIDDLAFMEPLKMTIRHSLEEVAALTEDMKRIALMIDGPEPLAATAEADLLWIHEAIRYVTTGTWEETYAFFGSLKWTKAGTIRKDSCDPALAKRAKALRDAVKKIVNTLKESYFTRTPARLLEEIRLMAPTMYTLIDLVVEFGKRYEQVKIDRGIVDFSDLEHYALRILSYEEDGKLVPSDIAMDYRNRFAEVLVDEYQDTNMLQETIIQLVKRGGEEDGNLFMVGDVKQSIYRFRLAEPMLFLGKYNRFTAGNGNQGLKIDLNANFRSRREVLDATNFIFAQIMGARVGEIDYDDAAALKYGAQYPEKAVTAGLTLLYEEEESEEEADDATELAGQSLKSSQAEARFMVKKIQDLLASGAEVTDAFSDKRRPLEYRDIVILMRSMTWSGEIAEEFKLAGIPVYVELSHGYFDALEVMIMLNTLRVVDNPYQDIPLASVLRAPFVGMTENELAQIRLTAKNEPFYEALKRFVVTGGAGVAAETQSKLQRFLERFEDWRNLARRGSLSELIWQVYSDTHYYEMVGAMPNGKQRQANLRALHDRAIDYEKTSFRGLFRFLRFIDRMRKRGDDLGTARSLNEKEDVVRIMTIHSSKGLEFPYVFMAGVGRKFNKMDFNEAYLFDQHFGLAVKAIDPDNRIMYTSLPFLAMKEKKELEMRAEEMRVLYVAMTRAKEHLEMIASVKDIEKAMVKWQDAQLIEPQEMLPEYTRSRANGYLDWIGPAVARHAAFDKFGVMPGGQLIEDASKWQLDALPVSAFYTDVGEAHPVKELEMEGAQVAEVDAKVVAEVTRRFDATYPFEASVTKRSKQTVSELKRLAMLEQEANDDPFVQQNAEVSKAYLHARPTFMQSRALSAAEIGTAMHTIMQHIAIQQTHTAEDVAQLVNELTGKQLITKEEAQAVDIQAIAQFFTTSIAQRLVEAKRVLRELPFTYAYDSADGDYQILQGIADCLFEEADGWVLLDYKTDKVRGRYGSDEAIDAEMHKRYGIQLNLYKKAIEEIVNIKIKEMVLHLFDGERTVTIQGELN, encoded by the coding sequence ATGCACATACCCGTGAAACCTGAAGGACTGACATTTACAGATGCGCAGTGGAAAGCCATTTGGGCAACAGGAAAAGACGTGCTCGTGTCCGCAGCGGCGGGCTCAGGCAAGACGAAGGTACTGATTACGCGAATGATTGAAAAAGTGTTGGATGAAAAAAATCCAATCGATGTCGATGAATTGCTTGTCGTTACGTTTACCAATGCATCGGCGGCTGAAATGCGTCACCGAATGGCTGCGGCATTGGAAGAAGCGATTGCGGCTAAACCAGAGTCTGTCCATTTGCGAAGGCAGTTAAATTTATTGAATAAAGCACAGATTTCCACCTCACATTCGTTCTGTTTAAATGTCGTACGGCAATATGCCTATTTACTTGATATCGATCCAGGTTTTCGCATAGCAGATAGTACGGAAGCAGCATTGTTGCGGGATGATACGATTGGTGCGGTGTTGGAAGAAGCGTATAGTGCGGAAGATCCAGAAGCGATGTACCGACTGGCTGATAGTTTCACATCGGACCGCAATGATCAGTCTATTGAGACGCTGATTGGTCGCTTGTATGATTACTCACGCGTACATCCATCACCGGAACAATGGTTGCGTCTCATTCCGATGCAATATGATATTGGACCCGTCATGTCGATTGATGACTTGGCATTTATGGAACCATTGAAGATGACGATTCGCCATTCGCTAGAGGAAGTGGCGGCGCTCACAGAGGATATGAAACGGATTGCGCTGATGATAGATGGTCCGGAGCCGCTGGCGGCGACTGCGGAAGCTGATTTACTGTGGATTCATGAGGCAATTCGCTATGTGACGACAGGCACATGGGAAGAAACGTATGCATTTTTTGGTTCTTTAAAATGGACAAAAGCGGGAACGATTCGCAAAGATTCATGTGACCCGGCGCTTGCGAAACGAGCGAAAGCGTTACGGGATGCGGTTAAAAAAATTGTCAACACGTTGAAAGAGTCTTACTTTACGAGAACGCCGGCTCGTTTGCTTGAAGAGATTCGGCTGATGGCGCCGACGATGTATACGTTAATTGACCTGGTTGTTGAGTTTGGCAAACGCTATGAACAGGTGAAAATCGACCGGGGCATTGTGGATTTCTCAGATTTGGAGCATTATGCGCTACGAATCCTGTCGTATGAAGAAGATGGCAAGCTAGTCCCTTCGGATATTGCTATGGATTATCGCAATCGATTTGCAGAAGTACTTGTCGATGAATACCAGGACACGAATATGTTGCAAGAAACGATTATCCAACTCGTGAAACGAGGTGGGGAAGAAGACGGTAATCTATTCATGGTGGGCGATGTCAAGCAGTCGATTTACCGTTTTCGACTAGCTGAACCGATGTTATTTCTCGGGAAATATAATCGTTTTACGGCGGGAAATGGCAATCAAGGTCTGAAAATCGATTTGAATGCCAATTTCCGTAGTCGGAGAGAAGTGCTGGATGCGACAAACTTTATTTTTGCACAGATTATGGGGGCGCGTGTCGGGGAAATCGATTATGATGACGCGGCGGCGTTGAAGTATGGGGCGCAGTATCCTGAAAAAGCGGTGACAGCAGGCTTGACGTTGTTGTATGAGGAAGAGGAAAGTGAAGAAGAGGCAGACGATGCAACAGAACTCGCAGGGCAAAGTTTAAAGAGTTCTCAAGCAGAAGCACGCTTTATGGTGAAAAAGATTCAAGACTTACTCGCTTCGGGTGCTGAAGTGACGGATGCTTTTAGCGATAAACGACGCCCACTTGAATATCGGGACATTGTCATTTTAATGCGGTCGATGACCTGGTCGGGTGAAATTGCTGAGGAGTTTAAACTGGCGGGAATTCCAGTCTATGTGGAATTGTCGCATGGCTATTTCGATGCGCTTGAAGTGATGATTATGCTGAATACGTTACGTGTTGTCGATAATCCGTATCAGGATATTCCATTAGCATCGGTCCTTCGTGCACCATTCGTTGGCATGACGGAAAATGAACTGGCACAAATTCGACTGACGGCGAAAAACGAGCCATTTTATGAGGCCTTGAAACGATTTGTCGTGACAGGTGGAGCTGGCGTGGCGGCTGAGACACAGAGCAAATTACAGCGTTTCCTTGAACGATTTGAAGACTGGCGTAATCTAGCGCGCCGCGGTTCGTTGTCCGAGCTCATTTGGCAAGTTTATTCCGATACGCATTACTATGAAATGGTGGGGGCTATGCCGAATGGCAAGCAGCGTCAAGCTAATTTGCGCGCGTTGCATGATCGAGCCATTGATTATGAAAAGACATCGTTTCGTGGGTTATTCCGCTTTTTGCGTTTTATCGATCGAATGCGAAAACGGGGCGATGATCTTGGGACAGCGCGCTCTCTGAATGAAAAAGAAGATGTTGTTCGCATTATGACGATCCATTCCTCGAAAGGGTTGGAATTTCCGTATGTCTTCATGGCTGGAGTTGGAAGGAAATTTAATAAGATGGATTTTAATGAAGCTTATTTGTTTGACCAGCATTTTGGGCTGGCAGTGAAAGCTATTGATCCCGACAATCGGATTATGTATACCTCATTACCTTTCCTTGCGATGAAGGAGAAAAAGGAACTGGAAATGCGAGCAGAAGAAATGCGCGTGTTATACGTTGCGATGACACGTGCGAAAGAGCATTTGGAAATGATTGCATCCGTGAAGGATATTGAGAAGGCGATGGTCAAATGGCAAGATGCACAGCTGATTGAGCCGCAGGAGATGTTGCCGGAATATACCCGGTCACGTGCAAACGGCTATCTTGACTGGATTGGCCCGGCTGTTGCGCGACATGCGGCGTTTGACAAATTCGGGGTAATGCCCGGTGGTCAATTAATCGAGGATGCTTCTAAATGGCAGCTTGATGCGTTACCTGTTTCAGCGTTTTACACGGATGTGGGGGAAGCCCATCCTGTAAAGGAGCTTGAAATGGAAGGCGCTCAAGTCGCGGAAGTAGATGCTAAAGTCGTGGCGGAAGTGACGCGACGATTTGATGCGACATATCCTTTTGAAGCATCGGTAACAAAGCGCTCGAAACAGACCGTTAGTGAATTAAAGCGCTTGGCAATGCTGGAGCAGGAAGCGAATGATGATCCATTTGTTCAGCAAAATGCCGAAGTGAGTAAAGCGTATCTTCATGCAAGGCCGACCTTTATGCAATCACGTGCACTATCTGCCGCGGAGATCGGAACGGCGATGCATACCATTATGCAGCATATTGCCATTCAACAGACGCATACCGCCGAGGATGTGGCGCAACTTGTTAATGAACTAACAGGGAAACAGCTCATTACGAAGGAAGAAGCGCAGGCTGTGGATATCCAGGCGATTGCTCAATTTTTCACAACTTCGATTGCGCAACGACTTGTAGAGGCGAAGCGAGTGCTACGTGAATTGCCGTTTACGTATGCTTATGATAGCGCAGATGGCGATTATCAAATCTTGCAAGGGATTGCGGATTGTTTATTCGAAGAAGCAGATGGTTGGGTATTGCTAGATTATAAAACTGATAAAGTTCGTGGTAGATATGGTTCTGATGAAGCAATTGATGCCGAGATGCATAAGCGCTATGGTATTCAATTGAATTTGTATAAGAAGGCAATCGAAGAAATAGTAAACATTAAAATCAAAGAAATGGTCCTGCATCTATTTGATGGAGAGCGGACTGTAACGATTCAGGGGGAATTGAATTGA
- a CDS encoding OFA family MFS transporter — MKKTKNRWLIAASAVGIHISIGSVYAWSNFTNPLIEQFGWSASQVQLTFSIAILFLGLSAAFMGHFVEKHGPRKAGILAAVCFGVGVMGAGFAVSASSLPLLYVFYGVLGGIGLGVGYIAPVSTLVKWFPDRRGLATGLAIMGFGFAAAISSPIMEVLITSVGLQNTFYILGASYFLIMILSSLYLEKPEEGWAPAGFVDKAKSGKVEQKRDLAQLTANEAVKTKRFYYLWLMLFINVTCGIAILSAAKPLAIDSIGMTTVQAAALVGVLGIFNGAGRLGWATISDYIGRPNTYTAFFVIQIALFALLPFTTNALLFQVTLAIIYTCYGGGFSSIPAYIADIFGTRQLGAIHGYILTAWSAAGLAGPMFAAWMKDTTGSYESSLLFFAGLFVVALIISILIRIDIRKIEAQNEKVLSRPLQEVVSE; from the coding sequence TTGAAGAAGACGAAGAACAGGTGGCTTATCGCAGCATCGGCAGTAGGTATTCATATTTCCATTGGATCGGTTTATGCATGGAGTAACTTTACGAATCCATTGATTGAGCAGTTTGGTTGGTCAGCGAGTCAAGTACAACTGACATTTAGTATCGCTATTTTGTTTTTGGGGTTATCAGCTGCATTTATGGGGCATTTTGTAGAAAAGCATGGTCCTAGGAAGGCGGGGATCTTAGCGGCGGTTTGTTTTGGTGTGGGTGTCATGGGGGCTGGATTTGCTGTAAGCGCTTCCTCGTTACCATTGCTGTATGTATTTTATGGAGTACTCGGTGGAATTGGACTCGGTGTGGGCTATATTGCACCTGTTTCAACACTGGTTAAATGGTTTCCTGATCGCCGTGGCTTGGCGACAGGTCTTGCGATTATGGGCTTCGGTTTTGCGGCAGCAATCAGTAGTCCGATTATGGAAGTATTGATTACGTCAGTTGGCTTGCAAAATACATTTTATATTTTAGGGGCATCTTATTTTTTAATTATGATTTTATCCTCTTTATATCTTGAAAAACCGGAAGAAGGTTGGGCGCCAGCAGGCTTTGTTGACAAGGCCAAATCTGGAAAGGTTGAACAGAAACGTGACTTGGCACAATTGACGGCGAACGAGGCTGTGAAAACGAAACGTTTTTACTATTTATGGCTCATGCTATTTATCAATGTTACGTGCGGAATCGCGATTTTATCGGCGGCTAAGCCTTTAGCAATTGATAGTATTGGGATGACAACTGTACAAGCCGCAGCACTCGTAGGGGTTCTTGGTATCTTTAACGGTGCAGGTAGACTCGGATGGGCAACGATTTCCGATTATATTGGTCGACCAAATACTTATACGGCGTTCTTTGTCATCCAAATCGCACTGTTTGCTTTGTTACCGTTTACAACGAACGCATTGCTCTTCCAAGTGACATTGGCCATTATTTATACATGTTATGGCGGTGGATTCTCGTCCATCCCTGCGTATATTGCCGACATTTTTGGGACAAGACAGCTTGGCGCTATTCACGGTTATATTTTAACGGCTTGGTCAGCTGCTGGGCTTGCGGGTCCGATGTTCGCGGCATGGATGAAGGACACGACGGGTAGTTATGAAAGCAGCTTGTTGTTTTTTGCAGGATTATTCGTTGTAGCGCTTATCATATCAATTTTAATCCGCATTGATATTCGAAAAATCGAAGCACAAAATGAGAAAGTATTGTCGCGTCCGTTGCAAGAAGTTGTTAGCGAATGA
- the fdhD gene encoding formate dehydrogenase accessory sulfurtransferase FdhD, translating to MELSKKRTILRYTAGRFSEQEDSVVTEHPVTIKINDREFATIVCSPEYMEDMAVGFLASEGIIPKYEDIQEIWVQEEAGIVHIKAEKIYPFYEKLLNKRYITSCCGMSRQGFVFANDALTAKTMTTTNVTLTPEQCFYLMGQMDQSAKMFRETGGVHNAALCDANGFVLSRMDIGRHNALDKIYGHCLKHQIPVRDKVLVFSGRISSEILLKVAKIGCEIVLSKSAPTELALTLAEELGITTVGFIRQQNFNVYTHPERIIVNDIPNV from the coding sequence ATGGAACTAAGTAAGAAGCGGACGATTTTACGGTATACTGCTGGACGGTTTTCGGAACAAGAAGATTCAGTAGTTACTGAACATCCCGTTACCATCAAAATTAATGATCGAGAGTTTGCGACAATCGTTTGTTCTCCTGAATACATGGAGGACATGGCTGTCGGTTTTTTAGCGTCTGAAGGCATTATTCCAAAGTATGAGGATATTCAAGAGATTTGGGTGCAGGAGGAAGCGGGGATTGTGCATATTAAAGCAGAAAAAATTTATCCCTTTTACGAAAAATTATTGAATAAGCGTTATATTACGTCATGCTGCGGGATGAGTCGGCAAGGATTTGTGTTTGCGAATGACGCCTTGACCGCAAAGACTATGACCACGACGAATGTCACATTGACGCCGGAACAGTGTTTTTACTTGATGGGGCAGATGGATCAGTCAGCGAAGATGTTCCGTGAAACGGGCGGGGTTCATAATGCGGCCTTGTGTGATGCAAATGGTTTTGTGCTGTCGCGAATGGATATTGGACGACATAATGCGCTCGATAAAATCTATGGACATTGCTTGAAGCATCAGATTCCGGTTCGGGATAAGGTGCTTGTTTTTAGTGGCCGGATATCATCGGAAATTTTATTGAAAGTGGCTAAAATCGGCTGCGAAATTGTGCTTTCGAAGTCAGCACCTACGGAGTTGGCATTGACTCTAGCAGAGGAATTAGGGATTACAACTGTTGGATTTATTCGTCAGCAAAATTTTAATGTCTATACGCATCCAGAACGAATTATAGTGAATGACATACCGAACGTCTGA